Proteins encoded within one genomic window of Platichthys flesus chromosome 13, fPlaFle2.1, whole genome shotgun sequence:
- the wdfy2 gene encoding WD repeat and FYVE domain-containing protein 2 yields MAAEIQPQPQARKPCLLSKIEAFQEVVSTAVIIPKEDGVISVSEDRAIRVWLKRDSGQYWPSVYHTLPSSCSCMSFNPETRRLSLGMDTGSICEFILSEDYNTITPARTYQAHQGRVTVVLFVLEMEWLLSTGQDKNFTWHCSESGQQLGTYRTAAWVSGLQFDVETRHAFVGDQSGQVTILKLEQESCSLVTTFKGHTGNVTALSWDPVQRVLFSGSSDHSIIMWDIGGRKGTAIELQGHNDKVQGLCYASHTRQLISCSSDGGIVIWNMDVTRQETPEWLDSDSCQKCEQPFFWNFKQMWDSKKIGLRQHHCRKCGQAVCGKCSSKRSSIPLMGFEFEVRVCDSCHESITDEDRAPTATFHDSKHSIVYMHYEPTTGNLLTSGTDKVIKLWDMTPVVS; encoded by the exons ATGGCAGCCGAAATTCAGCCCCAGCCGCAGGCTCGTAAGCCGTGTCTGCTGAGCAAGATCGAGGCTTTCCAGGAGGTTGTGAGCACGGCGGTCATCATCCCCAAAGAAGACGGTGTGATCAGCGTGTCTGAGGACAG GGCTATTCGAGTATGGCTGAAGAGAGACAGTGGTCAGTACTGGCCCAGCGTCTACCACACATTGCCAT CCTCGTGCTCCTGTATGTCCTTTAACCCAGAAACCAGGAGGCTGTCTCTGGGGATGGACACTGGGAGTATCTGT GAATTCATCCTGTCAGAGGACTACAATACGATCACCCCTGCACGCACCTACCAGG CCCACCAGGGCAGAGTGACAGTGgtgctgtttgtgttggagaTGGAGTGGCTCCTGAGCACTGGCCAAGACAAAAACTTCACCTGGCACTGCTCGGAGAGCGGCCAGCAGCTGGGGACATACCGCACGGCCGCCTGGGTTTCTGGTCTACA GTTCGATGTGGAAACCAGACACGCCTTCGTAGGGGACCAGTCCGGTCAGGTGACCATCCtgaagctggagcaggagagctGCAGCCTGGTCACCACCTTCAAGGGACACACTg GTAATGTGACGGCACTGAGTTGGGACCCGGTCCAGAGGGTCCTGTTCTCCGGCAGCTCCGACCACTCCATCATTATGTGGGACATTGGAGGGCGAAAAGGAACAGCCATTGAACTGCAAGGACACAA TGACAAGGTTCAGGGATTGTGCTACGCCTCACACACTCGTCAGCtcatctcctgcagctcagatgGAGGCATCGTCATCTGGAACATGGACGTAACAAGACAAGAG actCCGGAGTGGCTTGACAGTGACTCATGTCAGAAGTGTGAGCAGCCTTTCTTCTGGAACTTCAAACAGATGTGGGACAGTAAGAAGATCGGCCTACGACAg CATCACTGTAGGAAGTGTGGCCAAGCTGTGTGCGGCAAGTGTTCGTCCAAACGCTCCAGCATCCCCCTAATGGGCTTTGAGTTcgaggtgcgtgtgtgtgacagctgccACGAGTCCATCACTGATGAGGA ccgAGCGCCCACAGCCACCTTCCATGACAGCAAGCACAGCATCGTTTACATGCACTATGAGCCCACCACTGGAAATCTGCTCACCTCTGGCACTGACAAGGTTATCAAG ctgtgGGACATGACTCCTGTGGTGTCCTGA
- the ints6 gene encoding integrator complex subunit 6, with protein sequence MPVLLFLIDTSASMNQRTHLGTTYLDIAKGAVETFMKLRGRDPASRGDRYMLVNFEDVPFGIKAGWKESHATFMTELRNLQATGLTSIGQSLRTAFDLLNLNRLVTGIDNYGQGRNPFFLEPSIIIAITDGNKLTSGGGVQDELHLPLTTPLPGSELTKEPFRWDQRLFSLVLRISGNASVEPEPLGGVPPDDSPITPMCEVTGGRSYSVFSQRMLNQCLESLVQKIQSGVVINFEKTGPDPPPLEDAPAEALKGGLQPWHCCHKLIYVRPNPKTGVPIGHWPIPEAFWPDQNSPTLPPRSAHPHVRFSCLDSEPMVIDKVPFDKYELEPSPLTQYILERKSPHTCWQVFVCNSAKYSDLGQPFGYLKASTALNCVNLFVMPYNYPVLLPILDDLIKVHKFKPTIKWRQSFENYLKTMPPYYIGSVRKALRIMGAPNLLAENMEYGLSYSVVSYLKKLSQQTKIEYDRLIASIGKKQPPEAGIKVRWRGGGISLAQRRNFIHQLLNLSGESPALPMELNTKEFQGFHLALLNKGLKPQSFRNPYDVPRSHLLDHLSRMRRNLLNVTVCSLRGQDSDQLHSVPIAQMGNYQDFLKAAPQPLRDADPEQPKRLHTFGNPFKLDKKGMMIDEADEFVTGPQNKGKRPGDSSNMQGGGPKRRRCMSPLLRLGRAYTPPVSPPASPRATPDMDMNDGAPEPDLIINHLNQNHYSSDSSLDSEVDQLLGSSNHQENHTGLEPQDLLHGDDDDEDDDDEEDDGDENGRPPVGELPPGSEEGMDMLLMGEQPPRYLSPTALKKHIQEETTKVNNELRVLITKEIRKPGRHYEKIFHLLKQIQGTLDTRLIFLQNIIKEAARFKKRVLIEQLENFLEEIHIRSMNMNIVDTL encoded by the exons ATGCCCGTTTTACTTTTTCTGATAGACACGTCCGCTTCAATGAACCAGCGCACCCATCTGGGCACTACCTATCTGGACATAGCAAAAGGCGCAGTTGAGACTTTTATGAAG CTCAGGGGCAGAGATCCGGCGAGCCGAGGGGACCGGTACATGTTGGTAAATTTTGAAGACGTTCCCTTCGGGATCAAG gccgGATGGAAGGAGAGCCACGCCACATTCATGACAGAGCTCCGCAACCTCCAAGCAACTGGACTCACATCTATTGGCCAGTCCTTGAGGACCGCTTTTGATTTACTCAATCTCAATAGATTAGTGACTGGGATAGACAACTATGGACAG ggAAGGAATCCCTTTTTCCTCGAGCCCTCCATCATCATCGCTATCACCGACGGCAACAAGTTGACGAGCGGCGGCGGAGTCCAAGATGAG CTCCATCTTCCTCTGACCACCCCGCTACCAGGTAGTGAGTTGACCAAGGAGCCTTTCCGCTGGGACCAGCGTCTGTTCTCCCTGGTGCTTCGGATTTCCGGCAACGCCTCAGTGGAGCCTGAACCCCTCGGAGGCGTCCCGCCTGACGATTCCCCCATCACTCCCATGTGTGAGGTCACAGGAG gaCGTTCTTACAGCGTGTTCTCTCAGCGGATGTTGAATCAGTGTCTGGAGTCTTTGGTGCAGAAGATTCAGAGTGGAGTAGTGATTAACTTTGAGAAGACTGGCCCTGACCCTCCTCCACTGGAGG ATGCTCCAGCTGAGGCTTTGAAAGGTGGTCTGCAGCCGTGGCATTGCTGTCACAAGCTGATCTACGTACGACCCAACCCTAAAACTGGCGTTCCCATCGGCCACTGGCCCATCCCAGAGGCTTTCTGGCCCGACCAGAACTCACCCACGCTG CCCCCGCGCTCAGCCCATCCACACGTACGTTTCTCCTGCCTGGACTCTGAGCCCATGGTGATTGACAAGGTGCCCTTTGACAAGTACGAGCTGGAGCCTTCGCCTCTCACACAGTACATTTTGGAGAGGAAGTCTCCACACACCTGCTGGCAG gtatttgtgtgtaacagtgccAAGTACAGTGACCTGGGCCAACCCTTCGGCTACTTAAAGGCCAGCACAGCCCTCAACTGTGTCAACCTGTTTGTGATGCCCTACAACTACCCTGTTCTTCTGCCAATTCTGG ACGATTTGATCAAAGTGCACAAGTTTAAGCCAACCATCAAATGGAGGCAGTCCTTTGAGAACTACCTGAAGACTATGCCTCCATATTATATTGGG tctgtCAGAAAAGCCCTAAGAATCATGGGAGCTCCAAACCTTCTGGCCGAAAACATGGAGTACGGCCTGAGCTACAGCGTGGTCTCGTACCTGAAGAAGCTCAGTCAGCAG ACAAAAATCGAGTACGACCGTCTGATTGCCTCGATTGGTAAAAAGCAACCACCAGAGGCCGGCATCAAGGTGCGTTGGCGGGGCGGAGGTATATCTCTGGCCCAGCGCAGGAACttcatccaccagctgctgaaTCTCTCAGGAGAAAGCCCAGCTCTGCCCATGGAGCTCAACACCAAAGAGTTTCAAGGTTTTCATCTGGCTCTGCTCAACAAG GGCCTGAAGCCTCAAAGCTTTAGGAATCCCTACGACGTCCCCCGCAGCCACCTGCTGGACCACCTGAGCCGAATGAGGAGAAATCTGCTCAACGTCACTGTCTGTTCTCTCAGAGGGCAAGACTCGG ACCAGCTCCACAGTGTGCCAATCGCCCAAATGGGCAACTACCAGGACTTCCTCAAAGCTGCCCCTCAGCCTCTTCGAGATGCAGACCCCGAACAGCCCAAACGCCTGCACACATTCGGAAACCCCTTCAAACTAGACAAGAAG GGTATGATGATCGACGAGGCAGACGAGTTTGTGACGGGCCCTCAGAACAAAGGGAAGAGACCAGGAGACAGTAGCAACATGCAGGGTGGAGGCCCCAAAAGACGGCGCTGCATGTCGCCTCTGCTTCGTCTGGGTAGAGCGTACACTCCTCCAGTATCGCCACCCGCCAGCCCTCGAGCTACACCAG ACATGGACATGAATGATGGTGCACCTGAACCAGACCTGATCATCAACCACCTGAATCAGAACCATTACAGCTCAGACAGTAGCTTGGACTCAGAGGTTGATCAGCTGTTAGGGTCGTCCAACCACCAAGAGAACCACACAGGCCTGGAACCCCAGGACCTCCTGCACGGAGACGACGACGACGAAGACGACGACGACGAAGAAGACGACGGCGACGAGAATGGTCGACCCCCGGTTGGGGAGCTACCGCCGGGTAGCGAGGAGGGAATGGACATGCTGCTGATGGGGGAACAGCCGCCTCGCTACCTGTCACCTACAGCTCTGAAGAAGCACATTCAAGAAGAGACGACCAAGGTCAACAACGAGCTGAGGGTCTTAATCACTAAGGAGATCAGGAAACCTGGCAGAC ACTATGAGAAGATCTTCCACCTCCTGAAGCAGATCCAGGGAACTCTGGACACTCGGCTCATCTTTCTCCAGAACATCATCAAAGAGGCAGCTAG GTTCAAGAAGCGCGTTCTCATCGAGCAGCTGGAAAACTTCCTGGAGGAGATTCACATCAGATCCATGAACATGAACATCGTGGACACGCTCTGA